The DNA region TGACTAATGCAGAAGCTATACATCCTGGATATGGGTTTTTAGCAGAATCTGCAAGATTTGCTGAGATATGTCAGGATCATGGTATAGTTTTTATAGGACCTAAAAAAGAAGTAATAGAAAACTTAGGAGACAAAGCCAGAGCCAAAAAGCTAATGAAGGAAGCAGGAGTTCCTCTACTCCCTGGATCTGAGGGGCTAATTGAAGATGAAAAACAAGCTTTAAAGGTTGCAAAAGAAATAGGCTTTCCTGTTTTAATCAAGGCTACCGCAGGCGGCGGCGGGAAAGGAATGAGAGTATCCTATAGTCCTGAAGAGCTTGTGAAAAATATTCGACTTGCTAAAATGGAGGCAGAGAAGAACTTTGGAAATCCTGGAGTTTACATAGAGAAATTTATTGAAGAGCCAAGACATGTAGAGATTCAGATTTTAGGAGATCAGTATGGAAATATTATCTCTTTGGGCGAAAGAGACTGTACAATTCAAAGAAGATATCAAAAACTAATTGAAGAATCTCCGTCTCCTGTGGTCAATAATAGAATAAGAGAAGCTATGAGTAGAGCTGCTATAAGGGGAGCCTATAAAGTGGGTTATGTGGGACCTGGAACTTTTGAGTTTTTATTAGACAAGGATGGAAAGTTCTACTTTATGGAAGTGAATACCAGAATTCAAGTAGAGCATACTGTTACTGAGATGGTGACTGGTATTGATCTTGTAAAATGGCAGATTTTGATTGCTGCTGGAGAAAAGCTTGATTTGAAGGATGTAACCTTAAGAGGGCATGCTATCGAGTGTAGAATTAATGCAGAAGATCCCGATAATAATTTCTCACCTTCCATAGGAAAAATTGAAAAATATATACCACCGGGTGGTCCTTTTGTGAGGATAGATACTCATATTTATGAAGGGTATGAGATGGTACCCTTTTATGATTCTTTACTTGCTAAGGTTATCACATGGGGTAAGGATAGAGAAGAGGCTATAATAAGAATGAGACGAGCCTTGAATGAGTTTATTGTGAGAGGACTTAAAACTACTATACCACTTCATCTTAAGATTTTAGAAAACAGCTCTTTTATTAAAGGTGATTATTCTACTAATTTCCTTGCAAGGAGGATTTTAGTTGAAGATTAAATTTGATAAAATAGTATAGGTGAATATTATGAAAGAAGAATTATCTTATGGTTCTGTTAATATCTCAAAGGAAGTAATTGCAATTATTGCAGGGATAGCAGCTCAAGAAATTGAGGGAGTTGCTCAAGTTGGGGAAAGTATAGCGTCTTTTGTAAAACTTGTTTCGGGAATACCTATAGGTAGGGGATTAAAAGTAGAATTGATAGACAAAGACGTTTATATAAAGATTCCTGTCTATGTTAAACAAAATGTATTTTTTCCTGACGTAGCAAGAGATATTCAAACTCATGTTAAGGAAGTTGTTGAAAGTATGACAGGACTGAATGTTCGTGAAGTTAATGTCATAATTAAAGGGGTAATTTTAGGTAAAAAGCGTGAGGAGGAAAAGGTTAAATGAGAATAAATAAGTCTGAAAGAATAACAACTTTTTTACTTCTCTTTATTTCTGCTTTAATATATGTCATTCTTATCCTTGCCTTATTAAAATGGTCTCCTGCTTTGAGCTTTTTAGGTTGGGCATCTCATCAAGGATTTCTTTTTGTCTTAATTTTCTTAATTGTTTTATTTGTTGTGTCTTTCAGCATGAGCTTTTTCTATCTTTTATTTAGAGAAAAAACCACTATTAGTTTGGGGAATACCTCAGGGCTTGGAGAGATAAGTATATCTCTAAATGGTATTAAAAATGCTATAAGAGAGATTGCTGCATATTTTTCTGAGATTCAGGAAATTAGACCCGAGATAGAAAATCTAAGGGGAAAGATTATATTAACTTTGAGAATAAAAGTTCCCTCTGGTAGTGATATAACAAGAGTGGTGAATGAGTTGCAGCATAGGGTGAAGGTTTATTTTGAAAATGTCTTAACTTTAAATCTTGAAAATATTAATATAATTATTGAAGATGTAGTGCCTGCAAAGAAGGGTAAATAGGATGAATTTCAAAATTCCAAACTTAAGAGAGTATAGATATAGAATAATCTTTTCTTTTGTATTTCTGATTATTGGAATTTTGATTCTTTTAATTGGATTTTGGAAGACTCTTTTTCTTGTTTTCTGTTTTTTAGTTGGGTATTTGGTAGGACTGGCAATTGATAAGAACTTTATTTTAGAGGTTATTGAGAAGATAAAAGAAATATTTTATATAGGAAGGGAATAAGGAATGAGTAAGGAAAGAACAAGGTGTCGTGAAAAAGTTTTAGAATTTCTTTTTCAAAAAGACTTGGGACAGGAGATTGAAGTAGATTTCAGTGATTTTTCTCCTCAGGGGCAGGTTTTTGCATATAAGTTGTACGATGGTGCTCTTTACTATAAAGATTTGGCTGATGAAATAATTAGTAAATTCAGTAAAAATTGGAAGCTTGAGAGAATTGGAACCATTGAAAAGAACATTTTGAGAATGGCAATTGCGGAGATGTTTACTTTTTCTGACATTCCTCAGGGAGTAACT from Dictyoglomus turgidum DSM 6724 includes:
- the accC gene encoding acetyl-CoA carboxylase biotin carboxylase subunit yields the protein MFKKILIANRGEIAVRVIRACRELGIKTVAIYSEADKESLHVYMADEAICIGPPPASQSYLNIPNIISAALVTNAEAIHPGYGFLAESARFAEICQDHGIVFIGPKKEVIENLGDKARAKKLMKEAGVPLLPGSEGLIEDEKQALKVAKEIGFPVLIKATAGGGGKGMRVSYSPEELVKNIRLAKMEAEKNFGNPGVYIEKFIEEPRHVEIQILGDQYGNIISLGERDCTIQRRYQKLIEESPSPVVNNRIREAMSRAAIRGAYKVGYVGPGTFEFLLDKDGKFYFMEVNTRIQVEHTVTEMVTGIDLVKWQILIAAGEKLDLKDVTLRGHAIECRINAEDPDNNFSPSIGKIEKYIPPGGPFVRIDTHIYEGYEMVPFYDSLLAKVITWGKDREEAIIRMRRALNEFIVRGLKTTIPLHLKILENSSFIKGDYSTNFLARRILVED
- a CDS encoding Asp23/Gls24 family envelope stress response protein, translated to MKEELSYGSVNISKEVIAIIAGIAAQEIEGVAQVGESIASFVKLVSGIPIGRGLKVELIDKDVYIKIPVYVKQNVFFPDVARDIQTHVKEVVESMTGLNVREVNVIIKGVILGKKREEEKVK
- a CDS encoding alkaline shock response membrane anchor protein AmaP, which produces MRINKSERITTFLLLFISALIYVILILALLKWSPALSFLGWASHQGFLFVLIFLIVLFVVSFSMSFFYLLFREKTTISLGNTSGLGEISISLNGIKNAIREIAAYFSEIQEIRPEIENLRGKIILTLRIKVPSGSDITRVVNELQHRVKVYFENVLTLNLENINIIIEDVVPAKKGK
- a CDS encoding DUF2273 domain-containing protein, with the protein product MNFKIPNLREYRYRIIFSFVFLIIGILILLIGFWKTLFLVFCFLVGYLVGLAIDKNFILEVIEKIKEIFYIGRE
- the nusB gene encoding transcription antitermination factor NusB; its protein translation is MSKERTRCREKVLEFLFQKDLGQEIEVDFSDFSPQGQVFAYKLYDGALYYKDLADEIISKFSKNWKLERIGTIEKNILRMAIAEMFTFSDIPQGVTVNEAVELAKKYVSPEAGRFINGILRNIVRNWDEVKKLKEGFVDVTSEN